CAACCCCTTCGAAAAATCTTAGCTTAACATTGATGTGCAGTTCCCAGGGAgaaactctgcctcaagaattgactctaATCAGAGACCAACGCAGAACACCAATTTTCCTCTTCTCATACTGCTTCTTCTCCAAAGCCCATGAGTAACCCAAAACTAACACATACCATGTCTTCCAAGACCAAAATCTTGCTCATACACTGTGGGAAAAAAGTGAGAAAACTGTGCCACAATACCATCCTGATGACTCCTGCCATGACAATACCAAACATACATAGCACAGTTtcatttaatctttcttcatCTCCTAGGAATTCTAGATGACTACACTATAACTAACAAATGGCTCCTGCTTATTAAAGCAGGTGCTTTCCTTCTGGAGCCTTTTGAAGAGGTGAataaaaatggttttatttttggatttatgtttcaatttcaatAGTTTGTATGAAGCATACTGGAGCAAATTAATCATTAGTGAAAGTCTGTTGACCTCCATGAAGTATCACCGAAATACATTTGGCACATTCTAACTACAGATTCTGAGTCATCTTTTTAATTACATACCTAGGAACTGGCCCAGAACCATAACCCTTTAAAATGGCAAAAGCATTCTGCAAGGCTATTTTGTGTGCTGCTGCTTTTCATTTAGTTGTAGCTACCTTGGGAAAAGCTCTGAAACCTTGAGAGGAAACATAGTCCTGTCAGCTCAACAAGTCTTTGCACTGAAAAAGAGGCATGAGGTTATAAAAAGACTGAGTATGAGAAAATGACTTCATTAAAAAAGAAGGAATGGAAGCATTCCTGAAACTTTAAGATGCACTCAATCCCTATTGACAAGACCTTTCACTAAACACAAGTGAGACGTATTGAAAAGGTAAGGAATCAAGTAAACCAAATGAGCTGGTCCCAGTAGGTGAAGGAACCATTAGAAAGAAAGGGAGGGTGTGGGAATGAGGAAATGAAGGACATTCTTCAAAAGTCTGCTTCATTGGAATGTGAAAAGGCATTCCTGGATATCTTCTCTTTGTAGGACAAGgtgaaaaagaaaaacttaatCGTATTTCTGCTTGAGAACAAAAAGGTTCATCCTCTCTTACACATTGAAACTCAAACTCTAACTTGATAGACATTGATGGATCTATCAACTgggcaattagccaggatgggcagggagggtgtccctagcctctatttgccagaagccgggaatcggtgacaggggatggatcacttgatgatgacctgttctgtttattccctctggggcacctggtgttggccactgttggaagacaggatattgggctacatggacctttggtctgacctagtatggccattcttatgttccagtGGATCTTCACCAGGTTGAATAAGTAGCAGTATAATCTAGCCTTGGATGCATTCTTGCTCCACTCATGAAGAGGCCCAGTCGAAGGCAAGACTTTGTCCTTTATTTGTAACACCCCACACTCTAGCTAGTATCCTACAGTCTGGAAAAAGTCAAAGATTAGGTGATGGCGGGAAATACACTAATTCTTTACCCCCTATTTAGAAAGAAAATTCAGGATCACAAGAGAAAACCAAGTTGGTGGCCGGCATTTTCTGAGAAGCATACTGAACTCTCCTTACCCTGAAGTTGTAACAGTCATCactacatcatcatcatcaaatatttgtaatgcttCCAGAAATGTGGTAGGACATTTTTACAGTCAGAGAAGAGACAGGTTTCCCAAAGAAATTCAGTGTAATAGCACAACTTACAAAGAAGGATAGAAGATAGGGAACAATGAAAAGAAATCCCCCCAAACCTTTCCTAATTCAGACTCTTATTGGTTCCTAATCCTTTGCCTAACTTACTGTTTACATACTGATCTCATTATAATTCTTGCCTagtttctcattttgttttttcattgttaatTAACTGATTTTTTATGTGGAATAGTAGACCACATTTAGAAGAACGCAGTGAGGCCAATTCAACACAGGATTAATATGTGGGGGTTTCTTCTAGTGGTTTGAGTGGCTCTGGAGATGtgaacttcatttaaaaaaatcccagatcTGCCTCATTACTCCTTCAATCTAATAATGAGTCAAAAAGtcaaagatactacctcaccaaccatgtctttctaatatcctgggatggacacagctacaacactgcatttgAAAAAGCAGTGACAGCTTTAATTGAAACACCAGAGGGAAAAGGCCCCTATTAGCAAAGGTTTCTCAGATAGCTGTTAGAAGAAAGGATCCTCAGGAACCACATTGTGATACCTTTGCTCACATTCATCACTACCATACattgtgagtagtcccaatgaagtcaataggactgcttgtggagtaaggtactactcagtgtgacaCAATCTAGCTCgaagagaaatttaaaaattgcttgtACTTCTTAGAAAGTCAGCACTTGTATctagggggaagggagaaatccCCTATGGATGTTTCATAGAACAGAGCAGCTCATCTAGGGTCtaatccagtgcccactgaagttgatAGAAAGAATCCTATTGACTTGTGGGCTTTTGAGCAGGTCCCTACTGGGAGTGAAAGTAGCTGTACAGCTGATCAGTCTGGTTTTAAGGATTAGTAAATGTTACCAACAGCTTTCTATTTTATAAGGATCCAAGAGAAGACCAGAAAGAAATTATACAAATAATTGTCGTTGTTGAAGATTTTTTCCAATTCCTATTTTCCCCTTAAAAATTTTATATCATTATTATAAGCAACCCATGTAACTTAGACGTTAGTGTCAATTTGCACACCAAATGGTGGATTTAGAAAAATCTTCTAGgttgttgttgttaataataTTGAAATTGTGCTTTAAATCTCTTCCTTCTCATACGTCCTAGAGGTAGCGAAAATATGTTAGTTGTACTCTTTTTACAGTCTGCAGGGGATTTGCTGTCCTAAAAGGAAAATGGCTGAATTCTATTAAACAAAAGTCCACTCTTTCTTCAGGACAGGTGGAATGACAAGGTTCCATGACAGTTCATTACTATAATTATTTATCTCCATCAGCCTGCATAGCACCTTAGAAAGCAAGTAAAAGTTAAAATCCCTTAAGGGTTTACAAACTGACCCCTCTCTTGAAAGGAACTATGTGCAGTCAAAcctccaccgaagtcaatggggcCTGTGCAGGTGCTGGGGACTGCCTGTATGGAGCTCGGTGCAGGACTGGGGTCTGTATGTGCATGTGGACAGAAAGTTATACTGAAGTGCACTTGTGTATATATTAGCCTAGGTACGTAAATATTACTACAGAGCACTGACCACTGAAAAGGTTCTTCTGTGAGATTCTGCAGTGTGTATGAGAcacttctttgtaaataaacaaaatacttGAATAGAAATTGCTTTGATTTTGTTCAGGATCTCACAAAATCCTGAAGTTCTTCCTAGGGAAATCTGAAGTCATTTAGATTTAGTTTCTTCAGTTTTCATGTCTTGTTCTGACTTTATCATACACACAACTTTATCATTAGTTATACAATAAAGATGTAGTCACATACAAATAATGTTACAGTTAAATGCTCCAGTTAAAGCAGCAAATTCTGTACTCAGATCAAATTCCCTGAATCTCTGGTGCTTGGTTATGAGTAGATTCTTTATTCTGGGCAGCTCTTCCATCCTTCATAGGGATAACTTGTAttgcatattaattttatatagaAGTGAGCACATCACCCCAAGCTGCAGTTTCTGAACCTTAATCTTTTTGTACACCTTTAGAATCAAGAACACTTATTTCCAGATGTGTTTGGTGCAATAACCCTAAATGAATTTCCCCATCTATTATCCCAAAGAATGAGAATCCAAAGGTCATAGACAAAATTAAGTTGGATTTTATAGTGCCAAATTTATGTGTGTTCAAGGTCAGCTGGCATTTCTCTTCCTGGCCCCCGCTTCTCAAATTGCATGAAGCTGCTAAACTATTTCATGTAAACCAACATTTTGACCAGTTCTGGCTAAAAAGTCCTGATTTGAAAAGTTCAAAGACTTAAGTCTATCTTTTGGATCATACACCTTttattaccttttaaaatgccTGAAAGATTGAAGCATAAAAATGTGGCTAAAGTTGATGCTCAGGTGCTTCTTTCCTAAAACATTTCCCAGTTCTTGTATGTATATTGTTGTTATACTATGAAATTGTCAAGTCCATTTGGAAATCCTATGGGACATATGGGAACTATTGTATAGAAAACACAGTGTAATGTCAATAGAAGCCTCACACTgacaatgaaacattttttatttttgtttcaactatttaacatttttaatgctaATAGGACCATGTTAGCCCCTTGGTGCTCTTTGCATTGAGCTAATTGTGGTTTGGAAGGGAACAGAAGCTTCTGACTCATGCTTAAAAGGGCTTGtgagagctgcagagagagaaaatttGTGAGATGGCATATGCCCTGGCCAAAGCACGTTTAGAATTCAGGACAGTTGCGGCCTTTGTGTAGGGGAGAGGAGCAGAGGCAGAGAGCAGTCCCTCCTCTGTACATGTCATTCTTCCCAGGATGCCTACCAGAACTTGACAAATTGCTGCATAAGTTAATGCATGAATTCAGCACTTAGACCCACTCCGTGGCTCTGTGCATTGAAGCAATGGGTTAGCCAACAACAATATGGCACAAGAAAGAGCTGTAGAGCTGGTGATGGGGCACTGAAGGAGCAGGAAGGTGGCAGTGGTCTGTGGGATTTGGGCTGTATTTTTCCTGAAGATCTTGGTGGCTATAATGGCTTTGCATTGTAACTGAATAGATCTTAGTAAAATACTGTGTGGCTGCCTGacaagaaggaatagaatccCAGTGCATCTCTCTCTCATACCTATAGGTCTAACGTTGGTTCAAAGCAATGGAAACTTAGTTTTGTCACTGATGTCAGCAGATCTGATCCTGAATACTCTCAAAGAGCAGATCTCACATTTACTCCCAAGAGAAGAGCCACACTTTAAGGAAAGAGTAGCTGAGACGTACACAACAGCGCCAAATAgatgtttaaatatatttatatagtatTATGAAATTTCTCTTAAGCATAGTCTGAATTTAGATCCCTGTTAGCTTGGGTCACATACATGCTGCACAGTGGACATCACTGAAGAGATCAGGATAGCTCTAGGATTTGGAAAGCTAAATACATACAGCACTTACACTTCTGGAAATCCAAAGAGAAGTGATTAAAATCAAAGTGGTACAATGACATCTGTTCTTATTGCTACCTTCACATTATTGCCTAACATGCCAACTGTGACAGCAGCCCTGCTACTGCCACCAGATCACCCATCCTATACTCCCATGCGTGCTGCATGCCATAAGATCCCACGCAAGGACAAATGTACTAGTCAGCACTCTGGCCCCAGACAACAGCAACAGAAAGGGTTTCTTGGGTACAAATTCCAATTGGAGcagactttttatttatttatttatattatttcaaACAAATTCTGCAGCAGGATGTGTGTCCCTTTTTTTGGTGACGTCAGCATGTTGCAGCAGCTCTAGAGTAGTGAGTGAGGAAAGGAGGTAGAGGTGTCCCCTGTACCTTCGGAGAATGGGGAAACTGGCCTTCTGaaatagggcctgattcaaacaTCAACATCTATTGTCTTTCACTGGCTAGGGAGTAGGGTTGGGAGTGCAGGCAGTCTGAGAGAAGCAGCAAGCTTCATGGCTGTAGCTATTCTCATGGCTACACATACTATGTATATATCAATGAGGGCTGTTATCACAGTCTGACTAtaaaaatatatctttaaaaGCTTTCTTTTGCCCATCTCATGTCTGTTTTCATTAACCATCTATTCACCACTTCTCATCCATTTATAGGATATTAACAATCCATTTTCAGCAACATtgtgtgtatgctggtgaaacCAGAGTGCTTCGGTATGGTAACATTGGTTTGCATTCCCATGCAAACATGCTAAGGTTTGTGCAGACTTTGGCCAGGAAGAGATGGTAAGACATGTCTTACTTTGCATTCAAGCCATGCCCCCAATTGCAACTCAGAGAAGCAATAACGTTCTGTGGAGAGAGTGCTGGCTAGTGTCCAGCCTCTTGCCTTCTCGGGGAGGTGGTACCAAAGTTCACTGAAAGGGGAAAGATGTCTGCAGGACCCACTCTCAAAATATCTGGTGAGTTtgtcctagccctggtctacactaggactttaggtcgaatttagcagcgttaaatcgatttaaacctgcacccgtccacacaatgaagccctttatttcgacttaaagggctcttaaaatcgatttccttactccacccctgacaagtggattagcgcttaaatcgatgttgccggctcgaatttggggtactgtggacacaattcgatggtattggcctccgggagctatcccagagtgctccattctgaccactctggacagcactctcaactcagatgcactagccaggtagacaggaaaagaaccgcgaacttttgaatctcatttcctgtttggccagcgtggcaagctgcaggtgaccatgcagagctcatcagcacaggtgaccatgatggagtcccagaatcacaaaagagctccagcatggaccgaacgggaggtacgggatctgatcgctgtttggggagaggaatccgtgctatcagaactccgttccagttttcgaaatgccaaaacctttgtgaaaatctcccagggcatgaaggacagaggccataacagggacccgaagcagtgccgcgtgaaactgaaggagctgaggcaagcctaccagaaaaccagagaggcgaacagccgctctgggtcagagacccaaacatgccgcttctatgatgagctgcatgccattttagggggttcagccaccactaccccagccgtgttgtttgactccttcaatggagatggaggcaatacggaagtaggttttggggatgaagaagatgatgatgaggaggaggttgtagatagctcacagcaagcaagcggagaaaccggttttcccgacagccaggaactgtttctcaccctagacctggagccagcaccccctgaacccacccaaggctgcctcctggacccagcaggcggagaagggacctctggtgagtgtaccttttaaaatgctatacatggtttaaaagcaagcatgtgaaaggattactttgccctggcatttgcggttctcctagatgtagtcctaaagcctttgcaaaaggtttctggggagggcagccttatttcgtccttcatggtaggacactttaccactccaggccagtaacacgtactcgggaatcactgtagaacaaagcattgcagtgtatgtttgctggcattcaaccaaaatccgttctttatctctctgtgttatcctcaggagagtgagatataattcatggtcacctggttgaaatagagtgcttttcttcaggggacactcagaggagcccattcctgctgggctgtttgcctgtggctaaacagaaatgttccccgctgttagccacagggaggggagaaggttgagggggtagtcacgcggtgggaggaggcaaaatgcgaccttgtaacgaaagcacatgtgctatgtatgtaatgttaacagcaaggtttaccctgaaagagtgtagcgactgttttataaaa
The nucleotide sequence above comes from Caretta caretta isolate rCarCar2 chromosome 1, rCarCar1.hap1, whole genome shotgun sequence. Encoded proteins:
- the LOC142070519 gene encoding uncharacterized protein LOC142070519, giving the protein MQSSSAQVTMMESQNHKRAPAWTEREVRDLIAVWGEESVLSELRSSFRNAKTFVKISQGMKDRGHNRDPKQCRVKLKELRQAYQKTREANSRSGSETQTCRFYDELHAILGGSATTTPAVLFDSFNGDGGNTEVGFGDEEDDDEEEVVDSSQQASGETGFPDSQELFLTLDLEPAPPEPTQGCLLDPAGGEGTSAACVSMITGSSPSQRLVKLRKKKKRTRDEMFSELMLSSHTDRAQTNAWRQIMSECRKAQNDREERWRAEESKWRAEESKWRAEDRAEAQMWRQRDERRQDSMLRLLQDQTSMLQCMVELQQRQLEHRLPLLPLCNQPPSSPSSIVSTPRHPRTRWGGLRPTSHSTTEDCPKKRRLSFNKF